The Micromonospora sp. NBC_00421 DNA window AAGCCCCGTTCGGTGATCGGCAAGAACACCGTGGAGTGCCTCCAGTCCGGCCTCTACTTCGGCTTCGCCGGGCAGGTCGACCGGATCGTCGAGCGGATGACCGAGGAGTTGGGCGAGGTCAGGGCGGTGATCGCCACCGGCGGGCTGGCCTCGGTGGTGATCGGCGAGTGCCGGACCATCACCCACCACGAGCCGATGATCACCCTGATCGGCCTCCGGATGGTCTACGAACGCAACACCTGAGGGCCGCCGGGGCGGTGCCGGGTGTGCTCGACCACGGCGGGCAGGTTATCCCGTAACGACCCGCCGGGCCCTTGAGTACGCTCATGGGCTGACCCCGTCGAAACTCCCTTAGCCGAGGAAGCGTGCCGTGACCGAGCAGAACACCGTGCCAGTGGACCCCGCCGACGACCTTCCCGAGCAGATGAAGGTCCGCCGGGAGAAGCGGGACCGGATGCTCGCCGAGGGCGTCGAGCCGTACCCCGTCGGTTTTCCCCGGACCAGCACCCTGGCCGAGGTCCGCGAGCGCTACGCCGAGCTGCCCACCGACACCGCGACCGGGGACCGGGTATCGGTCACCGGTCGGGTGATCTTCGTACGGAACACCGGCAAGCTCTGCTTCGCGACCCTGCGCGACGGCGACGGCACCGAGCTGCAGGCGATGCTCTCCCTGGACCGGGTCGGGGCGGAGCGGCTGGACGACTGGAAGCGCCTGGTCGACCTGGGTGACCACGTGGGTGTCACCGGTGAGGTGATCACCAGCCGGCGGGGTGAGCTGTCGGTGCTCGCCGACGAATGGGCGGTGACCGCCAAGGCGCTGCGTCCGCTGCCGGTGGCGCACAAGCCGCTGAGCGAGGAGGCCCGGGTACGGCAGCGTTACGTGGACCTGATCGTCCGTCCGCAGGCCCGGCAGATGGTCCGCACCCGGGCCGCGGCGGTGCGTAGCCTGCGTGATTCGTTGCACGGGCAGGGATTCATCGAGGTCGAGACGCCGATGCTCCAGTTGCTGCACGGTGGCGCGGCGGCCCGCCCATTCGTGACCCACAGCAATGCACTCGGTACCGATCTGTATCTGCGAATCGCGCCGGAACTGTTTCTCAAGCGTGCCGTGGTCGGTGGGGTCGACCGGGTCTTCGAGATCAACCGCAACTTCCGCAATGAGGGAGTCGACTCGTCGCACTCACCGGAGTTCGCCATGCTGGAGACCTACCAGGCGTACGGCGACTACGACACGATGGCCGCGCTGACCCGTAATCTCGTGCGGCAGGCGGCGGTGGCGGTCAGCGGCTCGACGACGGTGACCCACGCGGACGGCCAGGAGTTCGACCTGGGCGGCGAGTGGCGCTCGGTGACCCTCTTCGGGGTGCTTTCCGAGGCGCTCGGCGAGGAGGTCACGGTCCGCACCGACCGGGCCCGCCTGGTGGAGTACGCCGACAAGGTGGGGCTCGCGGTCGACCCGAAGTGGGGTCCGGGCAAGCTGGCCGAGGAGCTGTTCGAGGAACTGGTGGTGCCGGGCCTCCAGGCACCGACCTTCGTCCGGGACTACCCGGAGGAGACCAGCCCGTTGACCCGGGCCCACCGCAGTGAGCCGGGCCTGGCCGAGAAGTGGGACCTCTACGTGCTCGGTTTCGAGCTGGGCACCGCGTACTCCGAGCTGGTGGACCCGGTGGTGCAGCGGGAGCGGCTGGTCGCGCAGGCGCAGCTGGCGGCCCGGGGCGACGACGAGGCGATGCGGCTGGACGAGGATTTCCTCCGGGCGATGGAGTACGGAATGCCGCCGGCCGGGGGTATGGGAATGGGAATCGACAGGCTGTTGATGGCGCTGACCGGCCTGGGAATTCGGGAAACCATCCTCTTCCCGTTGGTCCGCGCCGAGTAGCCGGCGGCAGGACCTTAGCCGGGTCGTTACGCCATCCTATTGACGCGGCAAGCATCGGGCAGGTTATCGTGCTCCTATTGCAGGAGCACCCTGCTCGAAAGGAATGTGGGACGTGGCCAAGCAGATCATTCACAAGCTGGTCGATGACCTGGACGGCGGGGACGCGGACGAGACCGTCAAGTTCGCCCTCGACGGCGTTCAGTACGAGATCGACCTGTCGAACTCCAACGCCGACAAATTGCGGGACGTTTTCGCGCCGTACGTGGCCGCCGGCACCCGGGTCGGTCGGGGCGGCGTGGTCGTGGGCGGCCGGGCCGCCCGGGGCCGGGGCGGTGCGACGGCCGACCGCGAGCAGAACAAGGCGATCCGGTCCTGGGCCAAGAAGAACGGCAAGGACATCTCCGACCGGGGGCGCATCCCGCAGGAGATCGTCGACGAGTACCACGCGACCCGCTGAGCAGTCGGCGGCGACCCGACGCCGGGCCGGAGCACCCCCTCCGGGCCGGCGTCGCCGTCTCCGGG harbors:
- the lysS gene encoding lysine--tRNA ligase produces the protein MTEQNTVPVDPADDLPEQMKVRREKRDRMLAEGVEPYPVGFPRTSTLAEVRERYAELPTDTATGDRVSVTGRVIFVRNTGKLCFATLRDGDGTELQAMLSLDRVGAERLDDWKRLVDLGDHVGVTGEVITSRRGELSVLADEWAVTAKALRPLPVAHKPLSEEARVRQRYVDLIVRPQARQMVRTRAAAVRSLRDSLHGQGFIEVETPMLQLLHGGAAARPFVTHSNALGTDLYLRIAPELFLKRAVVGGVDRVFEINRNFRNEGVDSSHSPEFAMLETYQAYGDYDTMAALTRNLVRQAAVAVSGSTTVTHADGQEFDLGGEWRSVTLFGVLSEALGEEVTVRTDRARLVEYADKVGLAVDPKWGPGKLAEELFEELVVPGLQAPTFVRDYPEETSPLTRAHRSEPGLAEKWDLYVLGFELGTAYSELVDPVVQRERLVAQAQLAARGDDEAMRLDEDFLRAMEYGMPPAGGMGMGIDRLLMALTGLGIRETILFPLVRAE
- a CDS encoding histone-like nucleoid-structuring protein Lsr2; this encodes MAKQIIHKLVDDLDGGDADETVKFALDGVQYEIDLSNSNADKLRDVFAPYVAAGTRVGRGGVVVGGRAARGRGGATADREQNKAIRSWAKKNGKDISDRGRIPQEIVDEYHATR